The nucleotide window TGCTTAGCAAGTGGTGATGTTGCAGATGAACAGCACCACCAACAGTTAGAAAGAAGGTAGCTCAGACTGTGTTTCATGACCGCATAGAAGATGAGCTGAGTCAGGCTGCTAGATCTCAGAAGGTGAGGTACCCATAGCTGCTGAAGCTAGAGCCTCATTGGAAATGCTCAGAAGCAGAGCTCTATACTCCTAAGAAAAATGTAGGTTAAGAGGAGGATAGTAATTGGCCAGTTCAGGGTCTTCCAAGGCCTGTGCATTTAGCAgccacagggtttttttttgtaccaGTTTAGATAATAGGAGATTAAAACGTACATAGCTCTTTTTGGATCTGCCCAGTAGGCTCTCCAGGCAATGACATTATCACATCTCCCAGAAGGAAAGGATATGAAAGCAGACTCCACTTCTGAGAAGTTTCCattaagaaagcaagaaaacaaaggagTCTTCCCTTTCCAGGGAAGGGGTTGGGAGTAGGTGTGGTACAGTAATCTCTGAGAGTGTGGTCCATCTCCCAGTCTCTTATACCTTATGTCCTGTTCTCTTCAGAGGCTTTTGTCACTTTGCAGTATCTAGTGCTTGCAATTTTTTGTTGTCTTCCTACTTCTGATGAAGTTAAAGAACTCAAGTGTGGCAAGAGGCTGATGCTGGTGTGCAGCTCCTAGAATTGAGCTTCATGTTCGTGCTCCTAGAACTGACATAGAAGTAGGAAGATCAGAGAGGGGAAGTGAATGTAAGTGGGGGAGGTGGACATGAGTTTTGCTTCTTTTGAAGTTGcaattcttctgcttttcttctcgTCTCTACAGCAGAAAGCATCTTAATGATTATCTACAAAATCAGCATATCTCTGCTAAAGTATTATGCTTTGATAGTCATACTACAACTTCCGTACTGCTGTGgcttttcattttggtttaacATTTAAACACCTACTGAAAGGGGAAAGTGAGAGTAATAAATGCACTGGCGAAGGCATTGCAGATTTGACTGTGGCTGCAAAATTACATAAAAGCAGGGCTTCAGGTGTTTTCAAAGCCGGATTTCAAATTCTAGATTTGAAATCTAAATAAAAATCTAGTGATTGGGAGCACAGTGGAACATTGCTGATCTGGCAAAATCTGCGGGGTATTGAATACACATAGTATTGAATCAGATGAACAGCAAGATGTGTGACATAGACAAAACAAAAGACCATTCTTTGGTTTCAAAGATTGAGATAGGATTTGCTATCTTCAGCAAAATGCTTCCTTTTACTAAATATCATCTTGATGGCTCCATGGTATAAAGTATTCTGAATAGCAAGTAGAATATTACccctgtttttcagaaaacaggtGAAGAGAGTCATGGAGGAACAGGAGACACAACTGAGGACTGAAATTAATATTACCAAGACTCAATCCAGGCTTGTAACAAGAACAGGCTGCTTAGATTTTTGAGAACTGTGGTTTGTATGttttttcaagaggaaaacaGGTGTGGATTATTAAAGGCAAGGCTTTTTGTGGTGCCTGATGTCTGTTACTTGTACTATTCTTGGTTTTGGGTAACATGGGTTTCATTCATGTTAAAATTCATCTGCAGTTTTGATGAACGCATGCTTCCAAACTCTGGCACGCAGTTCATTTGGCCCAGTACAGATGTGAAAGATGATTAATCCTTCAGTTCCTGCATACCTTGTTAGAAGTGAGCCTTGATTATAAAGCCTTGTAGTCTTGCAGTCTTCCCTGTTAGTGGTCAAGTGTGAGGGATGGAGGTTTTCATTTACTTCATTTAACTCCTCACAAATAAAATTCAGAGCTTAGACTTCATTAGTTGTTAGTGTGATTACACATTAGTCCCTCTGTAAAACTGCCTCTTTTGTTACCTTTTGACCCCAAGTAATTAAATTAGTTCACAAACTTCATTGTTTTATGTGATGCATTCTTAGCAGTCATTGTTCCATTATACTTAGAGAAATATTTCAAGTACAGTAAGTAGGAAAGGTTGTAAATGTCCAGTCACCACTACTTCAGTAAGTAGTGCAGTGATCATACACACCATCATTCCTATCCACCTTTATCAGAAGTATTGGACAGAGGAAGTAATTTGATTGTGGCAGCTAAACTGTGTGTTCATATTATACATATTCTCATATTTATATAATGTATCTCAGACTTCTGAATATACTGTAGGTAGAACCACCcccacatatacacacacacagtgtTGTAATTGTGCAAACTACCTGCAATACACACTGTTACAAAACCAAGACAACATCAAAACAATGGCTCTTTCTCATTTTAGGAAGTCCAGCGTGTCATGGGAAGAGCACCACCAAGACCAGAAAAAGGTAGGTGCTGGTCTATgtataagaaatattttagttCTACTAAACTTGTTTTTTTGAGGTAATGAAACTCTTTTATCTTTAGCTGCAATGGAGGCATTAGGAATGGATCTGTACAAGAGAAACAAACCTGAGAAGCAGCCATTTGCCCATCTCATTATTGATGATAAGAATATTCCATCTGGTAAGTTCAGTTTGAAGTGAATACTTTCAATGCTAGTATAAATGTCTTAAACAGTGAAGTATATGAAAATAGTTCAGCAATACTGGCAACAGACTGGGATTTCAGAAATGGCTTTTGATAATGAGAATAGGATGCGTTAAAGGATTTCAGAGGCAGCAGGGGTAATGTTACAGGAAAAAGCTCCCCTTTGCCTCAGGTATCTTATATCAGTCTTATGTGCTGAACAGCCTCCACTTCAAATGACCAGTTTTCATGATCCAGCTCTGAGGGCTTGGcctgcctctgtgctgtcttcaaGTGAGGAATGAAGATATGCATTGAGTGCTCTCCTCTGAAGTTTCTTAATTTATTTGACTAGTAGGGCTCATTTGGACTTCTTCACTCACACTGGACATCAGCTGTaagtgtacatacacacagatgtatgcatacatacacagATAAATACAAGGATATACCAGCACAAAGATTGGCCAGAATCCAGATCTTGCAGGTTGGAAGATTCTCTTCCATTgactttaagattttttttgtcctcttgtCAGCTCAAGAGATGTGTTCTTTTCTGTTATAAAATTCAAGAATGTCTTATGTCCAACTTTTTAGCCCTTCACAGCAACTCTCCTTTTGTGTGTTGACATGTAATCAGGTCTGTACTGGGTAACACAGCATTTGTCTTCAGGGTGGATCTGGAAGATAAGAATCTTAAGTGAATACAGAATGCACACGCGTGTCAGGTGCCCATCAGTGTAAGAACTTGCCATAAAGGAAGCACATCTTTCATTTTGAGGTGTTGAGAACCTAGAACTGCAGTCCCGTTGTCATTATTATAACTTGTGTGCtagttccctgccccctgtggATACATTGCACTCTCATAGCATAGGGCTGAATTTATAgaaggtgtttccttttgctAATGGCATGTTGAAAAGGTTTTGTCATACTCCATTCATTATTATGTTGCAGAGCTGGTATAGACTTTTTCACATCAAGACTCCCAGGGCCTTCCTGACATTCAGGCATTGCCAAAGCGTCTGTCTGCATCCATCTAGTCCAGTAGCAGGAAGATCAAAGATCATAGCATTATACTCTGAGCAACAGAGTTTCTGGTCAGTGTGTTGACTTGGATGCAGTATGTTTCTGAGCTATtgagcagggggaaaaaaatgttcctgtggCTTTTATCTGCCCCAGTAAGAGGATGGCATTCTTTTATCTTGCCAGAGCTCTTATTCTCTACCCACAGGTATCTTTGGATTGCTTTGGGAATATCCTTGCTAGTACCGTATGAGGGAACAAGACATGAGTCTGCCTTGGAACACTCTCCAGAGGAAAAGATTCATTCCTACAATTTTAAGATATCTTAGTACTGTTTCCTTTTTTGCCCTGGGGCACTGTCAGTTGAgatttttcctgctgtattttcaaCACAATCATCATCATTGGTGTGGTAGAAGTAAACCAGAGTTTATTCTGAAGCTGTTAGACAGAGGATCTCAAGATGGGAGGGGGCATTGATCACCGCtgtctttttcctctgaagaTGTATACATTCTGCAGTGCTGAACTCCTTGTTAATTAAGCTATGtgcattgcttttctgttttatataacCAAACCAGAGGGGAATGCTGTGTTGATGCTTGAAATCTGAGGTTTCAGCAGCCTGCAGAGTAATACCTTGCTCTTGCTCTATCTGAAGACAAAGTATTTCTGTACACAAGGGGTTAGCTCCTTGCCTGGAGGGATAGGATTCTTTCTCCCTTTAAGTGCATTGGCATTGCCAATATCTAGAGCTTTATAAGCAGAGAGCTTAAGCAGCTTGTCAGATGGCAGCCAGAACTTCTACAAGCTTTCTTACTAGCTCAAATGCCTCCTGACAAGCTTCTATTTCAGTCAGATTTTTGGCTTTTGACATAGGTCAACAGTAGAAGATATCAGTAAACTTGTCTTAGCATTTTGTCTTTGGAAGGATTCAATTAATTTGCTAATCCAGAGACAGATCACTTGTATCTACAGAAGTGGAGTGTGTCAGAGTCACACTTGGTGAAATCCACCTTTTCCTGTGGGGTATTTATTGCTGTCTACTTGGATGTTGCTGTAAACTATTTTTATCAGGTCTAGCAGCTGATAATTTTTACTGTTGTGCATCACTGCATTAACCTTCTAGGGAGTGACATAGCACATCTTTGGGTAACGGCAAGGGAGGCATTGCTCTTGCTTGctctcttcacttctttttttaacagcacaggctgcagcaacTCTCAGAACTACAGTGCCTGTGACAAGCTGCTTTGTTTCTCCCTGGAGCTGATCAACCCCTTACCAATGTGATGAGTTGGACATACTTCCTCCTGATCTGGCACATATGGCTTCTGCCTCTTTTGGAAGAGTATTGCCAGGATGTTAATCAGGGGCACAGCTTCTGCGGTCCCTGCAGCATTGCAGCAGAGAGGGGCTGCATGGATAGCTGGAAACCTGAACTTACTGGTTGTGAGGCACTTCAGTATCATACTTGCTGCATGAGGGAGTACCCACGTGGTTGGGTGGCATAGAGGCTAATGACAGGCATAAAGGATGAAGAATTTGGCTGAGGGTCACCAGAAGTTTTTCTCTCCCATCCTATTTCCTCAGACTGCAAATGGcaatttctattttcttccccTGATTCCTTACCCTACATGTCTGAAATCCTTCTAAATTGTTTTATGCCATCCGTGAGTCTGGACAGATCTGTTCTTAGTATTTTAAGGTTCTGTCCTGTCATCACTCTGACCCAAAATAAacaatgtcaggaaaaaaataccagtcTTCATTCACTGTCAAACAGGACTTTAAGTAGTTTGCCACTGAACACCCTTCATGAAAGGGCACTGAGCAGTGTCTGTGAGGGAACATTTTCCTTTTACCTGGTTCACAATAATATCAAGCCCTAAATGAACTTCTGCAGCTGGGGGGGAGTGCGAGGGAGGGGGAAAATAACCCTTCCCAGATCTTGGTGTCCCCACCCATCATTTGGCTGCAGAAGCCATAGTGGTTTGGCTTGCTGTGTGTATTTTTTAGGTTTGCTGCCTTAGGTTAAAGCTGGATGCTTGCTGGTTGGTTTTTACCAGAGCTCACTATAAATGCTACCTaggttttaaatgaaaacagtgaatTTTGGTTCATAAATTGATGACAGAAATTAGTCACAGTTTAAAGGAGAAAatcacaaacagaaataaatataaatgttaaatatatCATTTGGGATGTGAATTGATACCTTTAGCTGTCTAAGGAAATGCTGTAGTATTCTGAGCTATTCTGAGTTTGACTCAGCTGCCCTTTGCCTCCAAAACAGTTTTTCAGAGCAAACAGTGCTTTGGTCCTTCCCTCAGGCTTTATACCTGAAAGCTACTAGGATACAAACAAATTAGCAATACAAGGCTACTTTCTCCTCTGTTACCCTCCCATCTTCTTCTTTCTTACtaattaattttattgaaatttctTTGTATTAGTCTTAGTTGATGCTCACAAATATCCAAGACATTGTTTTGATTCAGTTACCAGAAAGACTGTGTATTATCTTGActtttttataatgctttttacCATGTCTGGAAGGTTATCTTACTCATTATCTCTCTGacctctttcttctctgtcaaCATGACTTACCTTGTGCTATTTTTTTCATGGCTTCATAGGAAATTTTATCACAGAACATACTGTACTGCAGCATTTCTGACTGTCCCATGGCTTGAGTTATGTTTCAGAGTTTCCGATAGATGGACAGGTGATGTGGCACTTGTATACTCCAGATTTTTCCTCTGCCTGTGCTTTGGGATGCTGATTGTTTTGGTGTCTCCAAACTTGAGTGTCTTACCATGAGAAGTGCTGAGAATCTGCTCGCTCTTTCCATTAAAGGTTGCATGGCATAACTCCTACCAATGCGTCTTTGTGTTGTGCTGCTGTCTGTACCATGCCTCTTCTCAAGCTCAACTGTGGCAAAATGCCCATTTAATACAATCATAGCTTTATAATAGTGGTTGGAAGGGACATCCAGAAGTTATCTAGGCTAACcctctgctcaaaacagggtcatCTTCCATCATCTCTTGGCTTGTACCTCCACCTGACATGGATGAATGATGCGTATTTCCTTCAAACACAAAACAGTGTGAACAAACTCCACCCAGAGCACCTCGCAACATCTCAGTTGTGACTGTGGCACCTATTTTCTCTCTCACGCTGCCTTCAGCAGAGAATTGTGTATTCCCACTAAGGATTTCTTCAAAATTGCTACTTGATTAAGAATGGCAACTAAAAAGTTTACTTGCCAGGTAAATAAAATCTGCCTAACTACTACCCAGTGTGCCACCAGTCAGTCACAGCATGCCAGCATGCCTTTCTGCTCTGTCAGATGTATACATTCCTGTCCTGTATCTCTGATGTGGCTCTTCTCTGATCCAAGCAGTGATTTCTTGCCTATCCTCATCTTGAAGGTAGCCCAGCCTCCTTGGGGCAGTATTTCTGGCAGACTTAACACTGCACAAGAAATTCTACAAATTCCTCAGCTATCCCCAGTGCTTCAGAGGTGTACTCTAGTACCCCTATCTCAGCATCTCTTGCAGGTGAATAATTCCAGGCGAAGAGACTTAAGATCTTAGTGTTGCTTCCAATTAATTGATggttttcagagggttttttgaGGCCCTGCACAGAAGATGGCTTCTCTGTATCATCTTGCTTGTATAATTTCTGCTTGGCTGCACTGGAGCCATAGGGGAGCAACTATTTATGATCTGCCTTTGACAGCCTGTGCTTTGCTCAAGTCTTTGTGGAAGAATGCCAGAAGCTTTTTGTTCTGGACTACTATTAAAGTATTCCTCTCACATGTAAAAGTTTCTTGCCCTTGGCAGTTAGGGAAGACTCATAGCTCTCAAATTCCCTTGTCCCTACTTCCCCTCAGTTCTTTCTGCGCAAACAAATCCAAGACAAATCTCTTTAACTAATCAAATGTACTTGGGGCTTTTCCCCAACATGCTTGTGAGCACTGGTGGTTCTGGGGTATGCCTTGATACATGCTTGGAGGAGAGGATACTGGGCCCTGCCATCTGCCATGGAAAGTTTGGTGAGAATAGATTGCTTTGTTGGGAGAAAAAGGTACTGAATATTCCCAGCAGGCATTTAGATGCACTGGGAGCTGAAGGTGTAAGGTCCTCTGGTGCCCGTGTGGACCTGCAGCTGTGGGAGGGAGCAAATGGAGTTAGTTTTGTGTGCTGAAAATTGCTAGTGGTTAGGAGGACAAGCTGTCCAACTCTCATCTGTTGTGTTATGCCCTGTGTATTACACTGAATAAATGGTAGAGTGTTAGTGGCTTGTGCGTATCGGGAAGGGTCAGGGCCTGTGTGGCTTTCTCAGGACAGTGCTGTTTCCTCTGGGGGGGGCCTGCCTGTGGGCCTTGCCTGGGTCTTCTCCTCCCACTGTttgttcttcctctgtttttgcAGGCAGAGGTTGTGAGTTGAGTGGGTGCTATAATGGGATGGTGGTGAATCTTGGGAGGCGGAAGGGACTGTGGGATGTGTGCTTCAGGGCATGCTCCTcaacagaaaatactgtgataAACCTCTACGTAATACACGTGCTGTAGTAGCAATGCTGTTTGGGCTGGTGTTGTAGGCTGCTGCTTAACACTGTGCCACCAAAACCAATCTGAAGTGTCAAATGTGACCAGCCTCAGCAGGAAGACTCAAATGCTTGCTCTCAGTGCCTATGTGAGCTCCTGCTGGGCCATCTCTTAGCACAGCCTCAATAGTAGTATCTAAATGAAATGACATCTGAGTCTTGACCAGCTTGAAACCTCCAGTTTGATACAAAGTGGCTACTTGGTGATAGTACTCAGGAGGTGCCTTTCAGACCAGAGTTCCTGGGGGACATTTGTACCTGTATATGTGAAGTTAGCTTTTGGTGACAGTGCTAAGCTGATGAACTAATCAAAACATCTCCAGTTTTTCAgctcctttttgttcttttcacaaAGTATTCAGTCACCTTAACAGATAAGGGCCAGCTTCCTGTTTACCAGGTCACCATCATGCAGGCAGAGCTGAAAAGACTTGTGTACCTGTTAGAAGGAATTCAGTAATGCTTGTTTACATACATTGATTCTATTAATCTGTCCTTTCTGGTAGTCACATTTGGTAACTGTTACACATGTGTTTTGCTTCCCACATGCATGATGTTTTATGGAGAGATAgaatattataataatttttttcctaatttgtggATCTCCAGCTTAAGATAACTTGAACGGGACTGTTCTCCTCCAAGCATGGCATATCAGCTCATTGTTTCTAGCTTGAAATTTAAGATACTTTaaagtaaataattaaattaaggaaagaaaagcaatacCTCCAGATTCACATCTGTCTTCTAAAACTTTTTCTAAGACATTCTGCTAGATATTAGACAAAGAATCTGAACTTACCTCCTGAATATCTATAATTGCCCAGCTATAAGTATTTGTACAATTATCAAAGAATTAACATTATGCTGTGGGCCACTATCCTAGATATCTAGGATATGACTAAACCGGATTGTAGAGCCTTGTTCTGGTATATGCAAGCACTGGGTTAAGTCTAAACATTGTTTTTGCATAAATACTTGAAGTGCTATCTAACATCTAGGCAATCTATTGTGTAGTATTAAAGATGCACAactgtactgattttttttccccatttctttggTGTTCCCAAATGAAAATATGCTTACCTTTGTACCACTACAGTCACaagaacataaaatatgggaAGGTTTCATAAGCTTTCTCTTCAGGGAATTGGCAGTGTAacttgttttcagattttgtttagtTATTCCTTGCAAACACTTACAGGTTAAAGACTGAAAACaagttttcctgttttttcattagtaatttttcttttcaaactcaAGTATTTGTTACTTGAATAAAATTTTAGGTGAAATGCGATTTCTATACAGAGCTTGTTGCATGATTGCTTAGCATTATCAAACTACTGGCCAAGCAAGTGTTTTGTACCATGGTCCAGCAGATGTTCTGGTGGGAGGGCAGACAGTTATAAATAACAAGTCAAATATGGCAGTACatgatgaaaaaaggaaatgtatgaATTCTTATAACTATCTAATACTCACTTTAGCCTTTATAACTGTAGTTGCTATTGATTCTGAAAAACACGGATTGCTTTCTAAATGTTGGGGTTTGTtaaatgtttataatttttttttctcttctcttcaggAACTCGCAAAGTGAACCTCACATCCTGGCATCATGACAAAGGCCAGGCAAACTTATCAAATATGACATTCAGTGATGGAAAGCTAATTGTTAATCAAGATGGTTTTTACTACCTGTATGCCAATATTTGTTTTAGACATCATGAAACTTCAGGAAACCTGACTAAAAGAGGGCTTCAGCTGATGGTATATATGACTAAGACAAACCTTAAAATAAGGCGCTCTGATGTGTTGATGAAGGGGGGAAGCACCAAATACTGGTCGGGgaattcagaatttcatttttattctgtaaatgtaggagggttttttaaattaaaatctggtGAAATGATAAGTGTCCAGGTATCAAACCCATTGCTACTGGATTCATCACAAGAAGCAACTTATTTTGGGGCATTTAAAGTAAGGGATTTAGACTGATTCTTTCTTTAGCGTGCTGAAAATTGTTTGAGTTTTTAGCAGTCCAGAAACAACTTGAAGACAGAACTGAAATCTTTTGCAACCCAATTGCATCTGTATAAGCCATATATCTCTAAAGACACATTTTTTCCCTGTGCTGACTCCAGCGGGAGTCCCACAAATGCATAGAAGGGCAAAAGTACATAGTTCTCCTGATTCAGTCTTATAGCAGTTTTACTCCACTGGCTTGAGTAGAGTCATTATGACTTTTACATTGGTGTAGTTGAAATCAGAGCAATTAGTACTATTGAACTTCTGTTTCCAAGTTCTGCCCTGACTTTTTAACCTCTGCTACTCTTACTAGTTTTGGCACAAACGTAGGGCAGGACAGAACTTGGCTCCCAACTTGCATTTAGGGCTCAGTTTTGCTTGGGGTTGAGTGTTCTGACCCTGAGATGGCAAAGATTATGAAAGTATGACTAATCCCATTGCATTTGATGTGGCTTTTCACATGCTTAGTTAAGCCTGTTCTTGCTTTGCTGGATTAGGATTGGAGAGCTCAGGCTGTGGCAGAAATGAATTGCAGAACATCTAAAAAGTTCAACTCAAGTTTTTCCCTGATTAAAAGGGCTATTCCAGAAAGAAGGGTGATCATCTGGCCTTGCAATTCTAAAAGGTTAATTACAGGTCATTTTATTATTGTTGCACAGTTAATTGCAAATATAGATTGCCAAAATACAGTGTGCCTTTAAAGTATTACATTGTGCCAGAACCTGCAAAGACATTTTTTAGacaaaaagtatgtatttttatattctgtaataTCTAAAGTTATATTTCAGGTGTAAtgttttgtgtaaaaaaaaatgtaaattatattgTCCTATAGTATttgatacaaaatatttaaaatctcttGCTGTTtgtatatttaatgttttaaactgtttttaatgtACAGACATGTTAAACTGGTGCACTTTTTAATCCCAATGGGAAAAATTGCAGCTAAAAGAGGTTGTTTGCAATTAGCAAATGTAATATAtatctttgttctttttaactTAATAGATTCCTGTTAAACTTGTCAGtattattggggggggggggaaatcacacCAATGTAATGAATAATTACACCAGAATGCTGGTCACTGGGTGCCTTTCAAACCTGGAGGGTAATTGACATTACAAAGCTGGCATTAcctaaagaaaaagtaaattaaaaaataatacataataaacCACAGAAATATATTAGGGGTATTTATAGTTACTGAACAGGCATATTTTCCTACAACAAAATCTGCAAGTGGTGAATTCTGCAATTGAGTAATGACTTACTAGCTTAGTTTCCTGAAAAAGTGAAGCTTATGTCATTGCGTTGCCTGTCCTTGTCTCCCCTTCTAGCTTTTAAAACTCTGCACACTTCTTGCCAGATTGGGCAGATGATTGGCAGTGTTAAGAGATATTCTTAGAGGTTTTATGAGAACAGACAGCTGAGAACAACTCAGCCATTATACATGATTTGTCAGTGGCTGGCCACTGTTCATATTAGCCAACAAATTAATATGGGGGGACTCCTAGCTAGCTGCAACGTGTGTTGTTGCTTGTGTAGTTGCTTGGCCAAAAGAGGTAGGTGGATGTAATCTGAGGGTGGGTTTGGGGGATGTGGGAGGGAGCTGCAAGTACTGTGGGTCATGTTTAGAGCACAGCTGGGCAGGGAACAAACAGCAACTTGTTGGGGAAGGGATGAGGGAGGTTTTAGGAGTGTTTGTCTGTGTGCTCTAAGGATGATGTGGGGAAAACCTGCTCTTTAATGCGGTAAGAATCACAGAAGGCAAGACTCAAATCTGTAGGAATTGAGGCTTCGTACAACtcctcaggctttttttttttggtaagaaactGAGTTGAATTCAAGCAATTATTTTATACTGtataataaacatttctttttaatgttaatattgttttcttacaaaatatatttctaagaaaaaaaaatcaactttctgatttctttattttcctgtgtcCCTGTATTTCTTgtgcagctttaatttttttcagatttcagaacaTGCAGGCTTGGTATAACTCACTCCAGAAAACTGAGACACAAATCAAATATTTTGAGTcaattacaattaattttatgGAGTTTTGATTTGGCTCCAAACATGCATCCACCACTTTCAAGTAGGGTTACATCATCAGGGGTTGGAAATTTAGCTGGAAATGAGGACTTCCCATTTATGTTTTACACCAAATAGTTATCAGTTCAAACCCAGAAATGGCTGAAGAATCTGGGgcttttttattcaaaatttcaAGACCTACAGGTCACACTCTATATTTTTTCCACTATAGCGATGTCCAGCAGCAGGCTGGGAGAAAAATGTCTGCTCTATTTGTCTGTTCTGGGGTTAAGTCACCTCTGGGGAGGTAGAGATGGGGGCTTGAATGCTTTGAAGGTTGGGTTAGACTTAGCAGTTAGTAGTTGCCCTTAGCAAATGCTCTGCCTAGGTATGGTGTTTATATGAAGGAAGGGACCCACCAG belongs to Strix uralensis isolate ZFMK-TIS-50842 chromosome 2, bStrUra1, whole genome shotgun sequence and includes:
- the TNFSF11 gene encoding tumor necrosis factor ligand superfamily member 11, which produces MRRASRDYTKYLRGSEELGSGAAHESAPPPPPPPLPAHPHPPPASRSLLAALVLLGLGQVVCSVALFLYFRAQMDPTRISKEHAHCVRTLFGHQENTDLHDTSFENQEAKLMPESCRSMKQALQRAVQKEVQRVMGRAPPRPEKAAMEALGMDLYKRNKPEKQPFAHLIIDDKNIPSGTRKVNLTSWHHDKGQANLSNMTFSDGKLIVNQDGFYYLYANICFRHHETSGNLTKRGLQLMVYMTKTNLKIRRSDVLMKGGSTKYWSGNSEFHFYSVNVGGFFKLKSGEMISVQVSNPLLLDSSQEATYFGAFKVRDLD